The following DNA comes from Sorex araneus isolate mSorAra2 chromosome 5, mSorAra2.pri, whole genome shotgun sequence.
ttacagactttcacaCCTAACTGAGAGTTGTAGGGTAGATCTCTTATTGACATTTTACAGGTGAGGGAAACTGGTCTAGCAAAGTGACACAATGCTAAGAGGCTTTGCCACTGACTCAATAGCCAGTGTGCTGCTCTGCCCCCCTATGTGCTACATCAAAGAAGGGGAAATTACGGAGCACCGGGCAGAAAGACAAGCAGTAAGAAGCAGAGCGGGATGTAGGCCAGATTCCACCCGAGGTGATCAGCCCTGGGCGGCTGTCACAGGCTGAAAAGGCCCGAGCGCCGAGAGGGGAGCCCCCACTCATTCCATCCCGGAGACACACCCTACCTTCCCCGTTAGACTCCATTCTGGACGCCGTGTTGACCGTGTCCCCAAAAAGGCAGTAACGGGGCATCTTGAGCCCTACCACTCCGGCACAcacggggcctgggggcaggaggcggggctgTGAGTCGGGTGGGCGGAGCgtccctcaggccccgcccccgcccgcgcccgcaccTGTGTGGATGCCGACGCGCAGGCGCAGCTGCTCATCTGGCCGGTGGCGGATGCGGAAGGAACGCACGGCGTCCAGCAGCGCCAGGGCCATGCGGGCCACCTCGCGGGCATGCAGCCGCCCGTTCCGCACGGGGAGCCCGGATACCACCATGTAGGCGTCGCCGATGGTCTCCACCTGCgtggtgcagggaggaggggtgcAGCACGCCAGGGCTGGGACTTGGCTTCCCCGGGCACACCCCTGACACACTCGCCTTCTGCCCTCCCTGGTCTTCTCTCTTGCCACTCctgtccttcctcttcctctgaccCCATGGGTCCCTTCCCCCCGCCACTCACCTTGTACACATCAAAGTTGTCTATAACTGCGTCGAAGCAGGTGTACAGGTCATTGAGCAGAGTCACCACCTGCAGGGACAGCAACCAGGTCGGCAGGGTGTCAGGAACCGgatccggggtggggggcggtcaaGAAACCCTCTCCCAGAATCAGCAGATGGGAGGGGTATGCTGCCCTCCCACCTGCCCGCGCGGCACCTTCGCCCACCTGCATGGGCGTGCTCTCTGCTGACAGAGCCGTGAAACCCACGATGTCACTGAAGTAGATGGTGACGCTGTCGAAGGCCTCCGCCTGGACCGTCTCGCCGCGCTTCAGCTGCTCGGCCACGGAGCTGCAGGGAACGGGGCTGGCTGGGGTCGTTCGAGGGCGCgcagcggggcgggcggggggcgcagcAGGGGTGGGCGGAGCGGGCGAAGGACGCAGCAGGGGCGCGAGGGGCGcagcaggggcgtggggggcggggctcaCTGCGGGAGGATCTGGTAGAGCAGCGCCTCCGCCTTGCGCTTCTCCTCCAGGTAGGCCTGCGTGCGCTCCTCCACCAGCTCCTCCAGGTTGTTGGCGTACTGCTCCATGCGCGACAGCAGGTTGTCCAGGATGTTGCTGCTCTGCTCCCTGAGTGCGGCGCGGGGCGGCAGACGTCGGGGTGTGAGGGCAGCGGGACCTCACCCTAGAGCACCCACCCCGATCCCGGCCCGGCCCTGGTACTCTTTGCCCCCCTTCGTATCGGACTCGGCTCCCTCCCTCCGCCAATTGCGGGATGGGACTGCGGGGTGGGGACCTGTTGAATTTGCGCAGCGCCAGGCGGATCTGCTGGAAGGGCGGCCGTTCCTGGGGGTCCTCGGCCCAGCAGCGCTGCATCAGCTGCCCCAGCTCCTCCAAGTGACtctggagggccagggagggccgGAAGGGGGGCTGCTCACCCCGTGTCACCCGCTCGACGATCTCTGGCaagggggagaggcagagggtgaGGCTGTGGGAGGGCGGCTGCTGTGCAAGCCTCGCGTCCCGGGGGTAGTGGAGCCCCGCGGGGACCCCGGCCTCGCAGAGACCACCTTGCTGGCACCGCACGGCCCGCTGCGGCCCACTGGACGCACTCACCTTTAGGACTGAGGTCTAGACCTTCCACGTGGAAGACCCCGCTCCTCAGGGCTATCTCCTGGAGGATGATGCCGAAACTGTATATGTCCCCGGCCTGGGAGCCGCGGGCAGGGGGCGAGGTCATGCGCAAGAGCTCAGGCGCCGTCCATAACTTTTCTGTGGTTAGAGATTGGGGGTCACGGAGTGAAAGGTCCCAAAGATAAGGAAGGAGGTAAAGGAAGGCCTGGGTGACTCGGGGCTGACTCGGAGGCGTCCTCTCGAGCCCCTTTAGGGCTGAAGCTCTAAAGCTGATTTCAACCGTGTCCCCTGCAGCGAGGCGCCAGCAGGGCTTGCGCTTAGCCCTCCGTGACTTGCACAGACCAGCAGGAAGTTTCACCAGACTGCGGACCTCCGAGCTAGGAGAGGCGGGAGGCCCCTTCGTGGGACTCCTCTATATTTATGAATGAATCCGTGGGAAAAAGAAATGCGCTCCGGCCAATCAGAACCCGGGCAGAGCGGGGTCGGGGGTTAGAGGCGGGCTCACTGGCATAAAGGATGTGTCCCTGCTCGGGCTCCGGGTCCCTGAAGCTCTCCAGCCCGTAGTCCGTGATCTTGAGCACAAAGCGTCCGTCCACCACACAGTTGGAGGACTTGAGGTTCCCGTGGGAGCAAATGGCCCCGTTGTGAAGGAACAGCATGCCCTGGGGATCGGGGGCGGGGTCTTGGCATGCTCGAGAAGGGGAGCAGCTCGcctgcccccctacccccgcccccggAGGCTCTGTAGACCCACCTTGACTATGTCGTTGGTGAGAGAATACCGGAACATCCAGTCCAGGGTAATGCTTTCATTCTCCAGGATGTCCTATGAGCAGCGACAGTCACACCCGCGCCGCAGAcacgtgtgtacgtgtgtgcatgatCACGCGGACAAATGCCTGGATCCACTCCCTCCGCGCGCGCCTGATACAGGCGCGGGGGTGGGAATAGGGTAGGAACCCAGTCGGAGAGGGGATCCCGTCCTCTGCTAGCGCTGTGGCAGATGCTAATGGGCGGAGCAAAGAGGCGGTCCGCCAGCGCTCACCTGCAGACTCCCCCGGGGACAGTACTCCGTGAGGATGCAGATGTTGGGGGGGTCGGTACAGGCGCCCACAAACCTGGTCAGGTGTTCGTTCTGCACATCCCGCATCTGCAAGTAGGGACCAGCACCAGGGGTCCACGGAGACCTCATTCCCACTGTGTATCCCCTCAAGCCCCCCCAGTGcccctcaggggtccctcctgtgtCCCCCCACAGGGATCCCTCCTGTGCCCCCTTGCAGAAACCCCTCCTGGGCCCCCCTCTgaccctctgcttccctccctcttcctgcttGCCAGATGTTCTAGTTCCTGCCCTGGGGAGTCCCACACGTTTATTCAGCTGTCCCTCCACTCTGCTCAGGACCCTCTGCGAGGATCCCTGGACCCTCATTGTCGGCatggccagagatggaacccagagcctcacaccagCCAGGCATGTGCTGCCCGTGCCATGTCCCTGGTCCCCTCCTGCTCTTTAGCCCTCTGCCCCACATCTCCCAGCTTCCTCTGTCCCTAAGCCCTCACCCCGAAAACAGCAGGCAGGGAATGGGGGCCCTTCCTCCAGGATGTGTCCAGGGGCCCTTCTCCacactttggttttggtttgggggccatagtaggcagtgctcagggcttactcccagctctgtttggggttcactctgggtggggcccctttagtgctggggagtgaacccagcctcctgcatgcaaagcttgtcaAGTCTCTCCTGGGCCCTCCTTTCCCCATCCTTGTTGCCCTCATGCCACCCCCATCAGCAAGGGCCTGCTTCAGGGCTCTGACGTCCCTCCTTGGACCCCACTCCCACATTACATGCTTCAGTTCAAACAGGACTTTCCGTGTCAGCTCAATGCGCTTCCGGTTCACGCGTTTCACAGCCACAAGGTTACCCTGGACAAGGGACAATAGGGACAGGCACTATGAGGAGGGGGTGGTGTTCCTGGCAGCCCAGCACCAAGCGTGGGCCCTCCTGGTGCTccctcagagcccagccctgcccaggcccaCCTTGTAATATGCCGTCTTGGCAAACACTTGGAACTGGCCCTCCGTGGTCAGCAGGGAGCCATAGTTGGAGCCTCtctggagaagggggagggacaTGGTCAGCCCATGGGCCCAGCTCTCCACTGAATGGCTCTGGCTTCATGCTTTTACTTCCTTTCGCACCCCACAGTGAAATCCTCCCTCCAGAATGGGGGCTTCATATAAGCAAAGATACTCTTCACTCCTTTCAGCCAGctcctctgtgtgtatgtgtgtgtgtgtgtgtgtgtgtgtgtgtgtgtgttgggggtcacacctggcagtactcaggtcttactcctggctctgcacttagggatcactcctggtggtgctggagggacccaGTGGAATGCTGGAGATGAACTGAGGTCAGCCTGTACACGGCagcgtcctgcccactgtactatctctctggccccttcttccCCATCTTTTTTTAAGCACTTTCACAAAAATCATCACTGACCTCAGAAAGTTCTGGTGAGAGGCCCTGAGGCTGTACACATTCCCCAGGATGGACTCATAGAGTGACCAAGCCCAGTCAACAGCACAGAGGTGAACCAAACCAAAGAACCCTACCAGTTGGGCACTGCCCACACCCTGGGCCCCGCTCCTTACCCCGCTCAGGGTCAGCCTGCTGCCCGCACTCCGGAGGTGTCTCTCCAGGCTGCTGGGCTGCACGTCCTCCCAACGCACCCGCCACAGCTCTGAGGCCAGCTCCTTCTCCAGCTGCATCTTCCTGGAGCATGAAACCTGTGTCTGAGCTCATGCAGAAGCCCAAGCCAGGACAGGTATTCTACAGCCCTCTGCCTGGCTCaaggcccaccccaccccgcagagacacagagacaaggtCTATCCTCGGGACCTGCTTGGCCTATCGCTCTATTCCCAGGAGCGAGCTGCTCAGTGGCCCCTGGGAATCGACCTtactttaattttgattttttgccACACTAGCAGTGCTAGTAGATTCCAGCATACAAACCCTACATACCAGCAGGCTAAGATGGGCCCTGGAAATCCACGTTTTAATCTACTTATTTACTTGGGTTTGCGGTCAcatctagctatgctcagggtcactcctggtggggcccaggggaccatatgcaaaagtcagggatcaaacccaggttggccaatgCAAGGAAGAGGCCTTCCCTGCTGCCCTGTAATCTACCTTTTGTTGTTCATATTGGGGTCGccgctggaggtgctcaggactgactcctagctctgcgctcagggatcactcctgacaggactagGGGGACCATAACCTGACCGTAACCATAACATgagcaaggtaagcaccccaAACATTATACTACCATTCCAGCCCCATAATctgccttttttttgctttttcggggtcacacctggcaatgcacaggggtcactcctggctcttgcactcaggaattacccctggcagtgctcaggggaccatatgggatgctgggaatcgaacccaggtcagccctgtgcaaggcaaccgccctacccactgtgctatcactccagcccctataatctgccttttttggtttgtttttagggccacacactcagcagtgttcagggtttactcttggctctccgctcagatgttttggggaccatatgggatgccagagatcaaaccaggatcagccatgtgctaggcaggTTCCCtgcttgctccagtccctaatctCCACCTTTTGATTGTGGAGACGGTGggtccttttgttttggggtaatacccagtggtgctcaggacttattcctgactgtgtcaagaatcactcctgatggcactGGAATATCACttggaatgctgggatcaaactcagatgggTCACACACtgggcaagtgcactacccattatactatcattcAGGCCCCGTAATCTACCTTTGtaaggaaacaaacagaaagtgtcccAAGGCTACTCCCAGTCTTATCTCTGCACCCAGGTGCAGAATTGCCTGCTCTGGGAAGCACCATAGCTGATGGTAAGACAGGATGTGATATTTCTCCTCCCTGGAGACAGCAGAGATACCAATTTCACTTCTCTGAGTCACATCCTCCTGTCACATGTCCTCACTTGAAAACTGGAGCCCTCAGTGTTTACTGCAGAGCACTATCATACTACCATGAACCCTCCAGAACAGCCCTGGGCAGTGCGCACAGAATCCAAGCTCCTGGCAAggacccttccctccctctcaccctctcgcCGTGCCCCCTCAGCCCTGCATTCCTGCCCTGCTCTTGTGccctggaaggaaggagggggcccCTGCACCTCCTCCACCAGGTTCCACCCAGTGCACACAGCTCGGTTAGACACGGGTCCGATCTCAAAGGCTCTGAACCATGGCTTCCAGCTGGTCCGCACGCGTAGGTAGAGGGATGCACACTCCTGATGCCATTCCCCAAACGATTCTGCTCCTCTGAGGTCCCCCAGGTCCCCTTCGGTCATGCCATGCCTCCTTTCCCCTCATCTTTGTCCtggccctccccccaaacccactCACCTGTAGATGAAGAAGGAGATGATCAGGATGCAGAACAGGGAGAGGCTTCCCACCAGAGCCAGCACCTCCAGCGTGGAAAAGTGGTCTGTGGGAGGGCCCGCGTCCCCGCGGGGACCCACGTTAGACAGCAGAAGGGCCCTCgggttcttttgttgttgctgttgttgtttctgagccacatttggcagtgctcagggctcactcccagaggGGCTCAATGGACCATACAGAGCATGAGGGAtgacacctgggtcagccacgtgcaaggcaaatgtcctccctgctgtcctgcctatctctggccccaggaggacTTTCTGAGAGTGAGATGAgttggcagaggcagagagagaggaaaaggcaagagctctaccccaccccaaaggagagTGCATCCCCCAATGGATCAGCGGCCTGAAGGCCTGGAACATGGAGGTCACCTCGGTTGCAGGCTGGGTCCTCATTGTCAAAGCCACACTTAGGGACATCAGGCGGTGGGTGCCCCAGAGGCCAGTTCAGTTTGCGCCCTGACTCCGCCACCAGCTCTTTGGAAGTCCCGTTGTAGTTCAGAACAACCTATGGGAGCAAAGAAGGGTAGGCAAGGAGTTGGGGTGGACACCTGCTGTCCTGCCACGGCCACCGCCCAGTTGGCTGTCAGCTGCTTATGGACCCTGCTATGGCCCAGTGCAGAAagcccacacacccacacctctTGGGATGGAGGCAGAAAAATTTGaaacctggggggctggagagagcatggcagggaaggcgcttgccttctaCATGactgatccctgacaccagatAGGGTCTCCaacccccgccaggagtgatccctgagtgcagagacaataagccctgagcaagcacacctgggtgtgaccctcaaagaaacaaacaaacaaaaaaaccccagaaaattaaaataagaaaccaCTTAAGAGCTTTATAAGGAAAAGTTCACATAGATAGTACGGGGGATAAggagcttgccatgcatgtggctgaccctgaccctggtactacatataatttcccaagctccaccagtatacattccctgagcacaaagccaggagtagtccctgagcaagaCCAGGTATGGCTTAACTCTGTCCCCTCTAAAAGCAATGAACAAAGGTTCGTATTGAACCCCATTCTGGCACTCAGGAAGCAAactcagagagaaagaggaaggcagTGCTTTCAACCCATATCCCAGGGCCTATCCCTAGTACCCCCAGGAACCCCACCTGGGGCTCCTTCTGCCTATCACCTGGGGGATAGGGTATGCCCCTTCCCAGGGCGGCCTGTGAGCCCCTGTGGCTCTGGAAGCCCCCGCGCCCCCAAGCAGGTCTGTTTCCCAGGCTCCTGGGGCCCGGCTCACCCAGAAGGCGCCGCTCTCAGGCTCCATGTCCCACAGGGAGAAGTCTGTCTCCCGGTCACCATTGCTGTCAATCCTCAGATGCCCCGTCACACCTGGACCCGGAGGAAGAAGAGAGCTTTGGTTTGCGACAGAGAAGTTCAGGGGAGCACCCCTGCATCCATGCCCTGGTCTCTTCTGCCTTGTCCTCCCAGCTTAGCTGACGTGACAGATgattcagtgccaggaatgacTGGGGCAGGCATCCTGGCAGTTTTTCCATGGAACTAGGGAGCAGGAAAGGGAGCTGTGGGGGTGCCTTATAAGGAGAGAAGCCTCCTGGAGtggacaagtgccctcccccccacctcctgccccggTGCTGGCCTGCTACGGGCATCTTGGGATCTCTAGCCCGGGGTACCCCAAGGCAGCCTCTTCCTGCCCATCCAGGCCTTGACCTTGGAAGCTGCGGTTCCACATCCTCTGGGTGATGCCTTCCCCGTCAGTGACAGTGCCCCCCTCGGCCAGAGTCTCAGCCACAGCCTGGCCAAAGAGCAGGAGTCCATCATGGAAGGCCGCGGGGATGGTATTCACCTGCAGGAGGGATGAGAGGAGTGAGGGGTGGGCTGCACTGGGAGCTCAGAGAGGATGGAAGGAGTCACCGTGACTGTGAAGGAGAGATGTCACTGCTCCTGAGAGGCGGGACGGGCTGCTGCAGAGGGCCCCTCTGGGTTTGGCTGTGGGGGCTGATTTTCCAAGGCGGCCCCACTTGTCAGAGTCCCTTTGTCCTCAGGAGCCCCGTGCCACAGTGGCAGAAGAAAAGGGGAGTCCCTGGGAGAGGGGGTCCCAGAAGCCCCTCCTACCAGACCGTCCTGCACGGTGAAGTTGAACTGCTCCAGGGCTAAGTGTTTGAGCTGCGACAGGAACTCCAAGTACTCAGGATTCTCAGGCTCCCTGTAAGTGATGATCTTGGCAGCCTGCGATCGCGGGGAAGGGGTGTCGGAGAGCGGAAAGGGACTCAGTCCTTCTGGGTCCTGCTGCCCCCTCGCACCACCGGGACACGGACTCAGGGACCCATCTATCCTGCCTGTGTGCTGCCCCTCCAGGACAGCGCAAGGGGGAGATTTCTCCCCACCCTGTGAGCTGTGGGCCCGCACAGACACTCCAGCCCATTCTCCATCCTGCCCCCCAGGTCACCTCAGCCCTGAGAACGCCGAGACTTTCCTGGAAgcctttttgggggggtttggttttggtttctgggacacacggggcaggactcagggctcaaggctcagggaccctatgcaTAGCAAGGCATGGGGGTGGCGTGAGGGGACAGAGCCTGTATGGGTCTCAGGATCCTTTCCCACACCAGAGACCCTGCGTCCTTGGCCTGGCGGTGCAGCGCGGACACCCACCTGGAAGGCCTGGCGGGCGCAGCCGTCCAGCCTGTCCCCTCGCTCCCAGGGCCTGCGGGGGGCTGGGCCGTGAGCCCCTTGCAGGCTGTACCCAAACAGATCCAGGTGGAAGAAGACATAGTCGGCGCCGCTCATGCCCTCCTCCCGCGCCACGAGCAAGAGCGTGCGGAAGGTGTCTGGGGGGCTGCAGATGTAGATgactggggaggaagggagagagggacgaGACACCCGCGAGttggtgagggggagggaaagagagcgGCGAGTTGGTGAGGGAGGCTCTGACCCGGTGAGGTCAGAGCCGAcggctggaggggagggagggaaggagcgcGGGTTGAGCCGCTCGGgcgggcgggggtgtgggggatggcaggggggaggtgcaggtgggggagggcgcGCGTGGGTGCCAGGGGAGAAAAAGGGGACGTAAAAGGGGGCCGGAGCTAAGCCCGGGCGCACCGTGCCGCTGCCGGCGtccagctgggggctgggcgggcgaGCGGGGGAGCGTGGGGGGAAAGCCGTGGCGGAAAAGGCCGTGCCGGGAGAAGACGTCCCGGCCAAGCCGGTAGGcagggaaggttctagaaggcgcgggtgggggcgggggcgggggcgggccgctCACCCCGACCCTTGCGCTGCACCCTGCGCAGCAGCTTGACGTAG
Coding sequences within:
- the NPR1 gene encoding atrial natriuretic peptide receptor 1 → MPLPGRPAGARRLLLLLLPPLLCARGCRADDLTVAVVLPLTNTSYPWSWVRVGPAVELALAALRAGPGPLASWTVRTVLGSSEDARGVCSDTAAPLAAVDLKWEHRPAAFLGPGCVYAAAPVGRFTAHWRVPLLTAGAPAQGFGAKDEYALTTRTGPSHAKLGDLVIALHRQLGWRRQALVLYAYQPANDQPCFFVVEGLYLRVAQRLNVTVEHLEFTEGDRDHYVKLLRRVQRKGRVIYICSPPDTFRTLLLVAREEGMSGADYVFFHLDLFGYSLQGAHGPAPRRPWERGDRLDGCARQAFQAAKIITYREPENPEYLEFLSQLKHLALEQFNFTVQDGLVNTIPAAFHDGLLLFGQAVAETLAEGGTVTDGEGITQRMWNRSFQGVTGHLRIDSNGDRETDFSLWDMEPESGAFWVVLNYNGTSKELVAESGRKLNWPLGHPPPDVPKCGFDNEDPACNRDHFSTLEVLALVGSLSLFCILIISFFIYRKMQLEKELASELWRVRWEDVQPSSLERHLRSAGSRLTLSGRGSNYGSLLTTEGQFQVFAKTAYYKGNLVAVKRVNRKRIELTRKVLFELKHMRDVQNEHLTRFVGACTDPPNICILTEYCPRGSLQDILENESITLDWMFRYSLTNDIVKGMLFLHNGAICSHGNLKSSNCVVDGRFVLKITDYGLESFRDPEPEQGHILYAKKLWTAPELLRMTSPPARGSQAGDIYSFGIILQEIALRSGVFHVEGLDLSPKEIVERVTRGEQPPFRPSLALQSHLEELGQLMQRCWAEDPQERPPFQQIRLALRKFNREQSSNILDNLLSRMEQYANNLEELVEERTQAYLEEKRKAEALLYQILPHSVAEQLKRGETVQAEAFDSVTIYFSDIVGFTALSAESTPMQVVTLLNDLYTCFDAVIDNFDVYKVETIGDAYMVVSGLPVRNGRLHAREVARMALALLDAVRSFRIRHRPDEQLRLRVGIHTGPVCAGVVGLKMPRYCLFGDTVNTASRMESNGEALRIHLSSETKAVLEEFGGFDLELRGDVEMKGKGRVRTYWLLGERGSGPRG